A single window of Granulicella cerasi DNA harbors:
- a CDS encoding NAD-dependent epimerase/dehydratase family protein: protein MAQKRILVGGAGGFIGGHLAKHLKAQGHWVRGADIKQHEFTDLGLDDFVLGDLSREEIVKQALDGIDEVYQLAADMGGAGYIFTGEHDAAVMHNSASVNLAVLENGVKMGVKRFFYSSSACIYPERNQLDPDNPMCSEDSAYPAAPDSEYGWEKLFSERLYAAYSRNFGVPVRVARFHNIFGPQGTWTGGREKAPAAVCRKVAEAQDGGEIEIWGDGKQTRSFLYVDECVEGICKVMESPDFAGPVNVGSEEMVTINQLAEKVIAISGKKLTIKHIPGPLGVRGRNSDNRLILEKLGWQPTQPLQTGLEKTFAWVSEQVEKAKTASK from the coding sequence ATGGCACAGAAGCGCATTCTCGTAGGTGGAGCTGGCGGCTTCATCGGTGGTCACCTCGCAAAGCACCTGAAGGCCCAGGGCCATTGGGTTCGCGGCGCAGACATCAAGCAGCACGAGTTTACTGATCTCGGTCTTGACGACTTTGTGCTCGGCGACCTGAGCCGCGAAGAGATCGTCAAGCAGGCGCTCGACGGCATCGACGAGGTCTACCAGCTCGCGGCCGACATGGGTGGCGCGGGTTACATCTTCACCGGCGAGCATGATGCCGCCGTGATGCACAACTCGGCCTCGGTGAACCTTGCCGTGCTGGAAAATGGCGTGAAGATGGGCGTGAAGCGCTTCTTCTACTCATCGTCGGCGTGCATCTACCCGGAGCGCAACCAGCTCGACCCGGACAACCCCATGTGCTCGGAAGACTCGGCCTACCCTGCCGCGCCGGACAGCGAATACGGCTGGGAGAAGCTCTTCTCCGAACGCCTCTACGCAGCCTACAGCCGTAACTTCGGCGTTCCCGTACGCGTGGCGCGCTTCCACAACATCTTCGGACCGCAGGGCACCTGGACCGGTGGCCGCGAGAAGGCTCCGGCCGCAGTCTGCCGTAAGGTAGCCGAGGCGCAGGATGGCGGCGAGATCGAAATCTGGGGCGACGGCAAGCAGACGCGCTCCTTCCTCTACGTTGACGAGTGCGTCGAAGGCATCTGCAAGGTAATGGAGTCGCCCGACTTCGCTGGCCCGGTCAATGTGGGCTCCGAAGAAATGGTGACGATCAATCAGCTCGCGGAGAAGGTCATCGCCATCTCCGGCAAGAAGCTGACGATCAAGCACATTCCCGGCCCGCTGGGCGTGCGCGGACGCAACTCCGACAACCGCCTGATTCTCGAAAAGCTCGGCTGGCAGCCGACACAGCCGCTGCAGACGGGCCTGGAGAAGACCTTCGCCTGGGTCTCCGAGCAGGTAGAAAAAGCTAAGACCGCATCCAAGTAA
- a CDS encoding NHL repeat-containing protein has translation MSNKLAFLALVPSLVLTGCALSPTDTTQTAIQGTALQGKIYGGQQPVVGAHVYLYAANTTGYGGNGIPASTANASLSLLNASVLTNEPNNSGVDTNGAYYVTTDAAGSFSIGGDYTCTAGQQVYLYTIGGNPGAGTNSSASFMAVLGSCPAAGNFAATTPTIWVNEVSTVAAAYAMSGFASDAKHVSSSATTLAKTGIANAFAGAANLATLSTGVALAKPASNSAGTAPQTLVNSVANILTACVNSTDQDQTICNTLFSNATANSVTPTDTASAAINIVHNPVSNIATLFALQSSTPAFAPALSAAPTTFTAVLKFPTNVSYGFGTAIDATGNIWIAGAGSVPEFSPLGASLGNFAPTAAAFNDVDGIAVSTTGAIWLADFGTFSITALNADGSLQNVFTNTTNTEFYRPTSIIAASNGDVTEGNYGGSYAFSRINSSGVMQKDYPFTSLTRGYGSAYDTAGNLWAGGQSSTICKVTYAAVATCYAPTGANYNNIYGIALDTSGRVWAANLSGGTVTGITSAGALIANTTVGASPRSIITDAGNNVWASSQTAKAVYQINSSTGAIVQTIPSSASGYLAVDGAGNLWGGGLSDSYLYEFMGASVPTVTPVAANLTTPYGAYTANRP, from the coding sequence TTGTCGAACAAACTTGCCTTTCTAGCCCTTGTTCCTTCTCTTGTTTTGACCGGTTGCGCTCTCAGCCCCACCGACACCACCCAGACGGCCATTCAAGGCACCGCTCTGCAAGGCAAGATTTATGGTGGACAGCAGCCCGTTGTCGGCGCGCATGTCTATCTCTACGCGGCAAACACGACCGGTTACGGTGGAAACGGTATTCCAGCCTCTACGGCGAACGCCTCGCTCTCGCTGCTGAACGCCTCCGTGCTGACGAACGAGCCGAACAACTCCGGTGTGGATACGAACGGCGCCTACTATGTGACGACCGATGCGGCGGGTTCGTTCTCGATCGGCGGTGACTACACCTGCACTGCGGGCCAGCAGGTGTATCTGTACACCATCGGTGGCAACCCCGGCGCGGGTACGAACTCTTCGGCGAGCTTTATGGCCGTGCTGGGCAGCTGCCCGGCGGCAGGCAACTTCGCCGCGACCACGCCGACGATCTGGGTAAACGAAGTAAGCACCGTGGCGGCGGCGTATGCGATGTCCGGCTTCGCGAGTGACGCGAAGCACGTCTCCAGCTCGGCCACGACTCTCGCCAAGACCGGCATTGCCAATGCTTTCGCTGGCGCGGCGAACCTTGCCACGCTGAGCACCGGTGTCGCCTTGGCCAAGCCTGCCTCGAACTCCGCGGGCACGGCTCCGCAGACGCTTGTGAACTCCGTGGCAAACATCCTCACCGCGTGCGTGAACTCGACGGATCAGGACCAGACGATCTGCAACACGCTCTTCTCCAACGCCACGGCGAACTCGGTCACGCCCACGGATACGGCTTCGGCAGCGATCAATATCGTGCATAACCCGGTGAGCAATATCGCGACGCTGTTTGCCTTGCAGTCATCGACACCTGCATTTGCCCCTGCGCTTAGCGCGGCGCCTACCACCTTCACGGCTGTCCTGAAGTTTCCGACGAATGTGTCGTATGGCTTTGGAACGGCGATCGACGCTACCGGAAATATCTGGATCGCTGGGGCTGGTTCCGTTCCCGAGTTTTCTCCCTTGGGCGCCTCTCTTGGAAATTTTGCACCCACAGCAGCGGCCTTCAACGACGTCGATGGCATTGCAGTGTCGACAACCGGAGCAATCTGGCTCGCGGACTTTGGAACGTTCTCCATTACGGCTTTGAATGCCGATGGAAGCCTCCAGAACGTCTTTACCAACACGACAAACACCGAATTTTATCGCCCCACGTCGATCATCGCTGCGTCAAACGGTGATGTAACGGAAGGCAACTACGGTGGTTCGTATGCGTTCTCACGTATCAACTCTTCCGGCGTCATGCAGAAGGATTATCCGTTCACCAGTCTTACCCGCGGCTATGGTTCCGCCTATGACACCGCAGGAAACCTCTGGGCCGGTGGCCAATCCAGCACCATCTGCAAGGTGACCTACGCTGCCGTGGCCACCTGCTATGCCCCCACTGGAGCGAACTACAACAACATCTATGGCATCGCACTCGATACGAGTGGCCGTGTGTGGGCTGCAAACCTAAGTGGCGGAACGGTTACGGGCATTACGTCGGCTGGCGCTCTGATCGCGAATACGACTGTGGGTGCGTCGCCGCGCAGCATCATTACGGATGCAGGCAACAACGTTTGGGCCTCGAGCCAAACAGCGAAGGCGGTCTATCAGATCAACTCCAGCACCGGCGCCATCGTGCAGACGATTCCCTCGTCCGCATCTGGGTACCTTGCTGTGGATGGTGCCGGCAATCTTTGGGGCGGCGGTTTGTCCGACAGCTATCTCTACGAGTTCATGGGTGCAAGCGTGCCGACAGTAACTCCGGTAGCGGCCAACCTCACGACACCTTACGGAGCCTACACGGCGAACCGCCCCTAA
- the ruvB gene encoding Holliday junction branch migration DNA helicase RuvB, with protein MASGFNPNSPFAGKKKSLDLNGNGSSGISSQGAERLVSAGRLDGDEDAVELKLRPKRLAEFIGQSKAKEQLAIALAAAKARGEALDHVLLFGPPGLGKTTLATIIANELDVAYQQTSGPALQIQGDLTAILTNLREKQVLFLDEIHRLQPVLEEKLYTALEDYQMDIIIGQGPSARTHTLEIRPFTFVAATTRPGLLSSPLRSRFGILLRLEFYTDDELRFIVERSAEVLGVPIDSDGAAEIAVRSRGTPRIANRLLRRVRDYAEIRSDGKIDRATAMAALDMLEVDSHGFDELDRRLLRTIIEKYDGGPVGLNTLAAALAEEQDALEEVYEPFLIQIGFLDRTPRGRVATRLAYEHLGLEMPRKNTLFG; from the coding sequence ATGGCCTCCGGATTCAACCCGAACTCGCCCTTCGCGGGCAAGAAGAAGTCGCTCGATTTGAACGGCAACGGCTCGAGCGGAATTTCCTCGCAGGGCGCGGAACGGCTCGTCTCCGCGGGTCGGCTCGATGGCGATGAAGATGCCGTTGAGCTGAAGCTGCGCCCCAAGCGCCTCGCTGAGTTCATCGGGCAGTCGAAGGCCAAGGAGCAGCTTGCGATCGCGCTGGCAGCGGCCAAGGCGCGCGGCGAAGCGCTCGACCACGTGCTGCTCTTTGGCCCCCCGGGCCTGGGCAAGACGACGCTCGCGACCATTATTGCGAATGAGTTGGATGTCGCCTATCAGCAGACCTCCGGCCCGGCGCTGCAGATTCAAGGCGACCTCACGGCGATCCTGACCAACCTGCGCGAGAAGCAGGTGCTCTTCCTCGACGAAATCCATCGTCTGCAGCCGGTGCTTGAAGAGAAGCTCTACACCGCGCTCGAGGACTACCAGATGGATATCATCATCGGGCAGGGGCCGAGCGCGCGCACGCATACGCTGGAGATTCGACCGTTCACCTTCGTGGCCGCGACGACGCGCCCGGGGCTGCTCAGCTCGCCGCTGCGCTCGCGCTTCGGCATCCTGCTGCGTCTGGAGTTCTACACCGACGACGAACTGCGCTTCATCGTGGAGCGCTCGGCGGAGGTGCTGGGCGTGCCGATCGACTCCGACGGTGCGGCCGAGATCGCGGTGCGTTCGCGCGGCACACCGCGTATCGCCAACCGCCTGCTGCGCCGCGTGCGCGACTACGCGGAGATCCGTTCCGACGGCAAGATCGACCGCGCGACCGCGATGGCTGCGCTCGACATGCTCGAGGTGGACTCGCACGGCTTCGACGAGCTTGACCGCCGCCTGCTGCGCACGATTATCGAGAAGTACGATGGCGGTCCTGTGGGCCTGAACACGCTTGCCGCCGCGCTTGCCGAGGAGCAGGACGCGCTCGAAGAGGTCTACGAGCCGTTCCTCATTCAGATCGGGTTCCTCGACCGCACGCCGCGCGGCCGCGTGGCTACGCGCCTTGCGTATGAGCACCTCGGGCTTGAGATGCCGCGCAAGAACACGTTATTCGGCTAG
- a CDS encoding MarR family winged helix-turn-helix transcriptional regulator, whose protein sequence is MQKPRQPGEDVRGSDVWLVMTKAYHSLLAYTARTLRESGLSDSEFRLLEALLHKGAQSIHGLSERVFLSPGSVSVAVDRLLHQGFVSRTESVEDRRMKLVALTPEGKKLIVRVFRAHREQMDTLLAEVPAKERKRLAETLKTLGKRAARESATHAE, encoded by the coding sequence ATGCAAAAGCCTCGACAACCCGGCGAAGACGTACGCGGCAGCGATGTATGGCTTGTGATGACGAAGGCCTACCACTCGTTGCTGGCGTACACCGCGCGCACGTTGCGCGAAAGCGGTCTGAGCGACTCCGAGTTTCGGCTGCTCGAAGCCTTGCTGCATAAGGGTGCGCAGTCGATCCACGGCCTGAGCGAGCGCGTCTTTCTTTCGCCAGGGTCCGTGAGCGTCGCGGTGGACCGCCTGCTGCATCAAGGCTTCGTTTCACGCACCGAGTCTGTCGAAGACCGCCGCATGAAGCTCGTTGCACTCACACCTGAAGGCAAGAAGCTGATTGTGCGCGTCTTCCGCGCGCATCGCGAGCAGATGGACACGCTACTCGCCGAAGTGCCCGCGAAGGAACGCAAGCGACTGGCCGAGACCCTGAAGACCCTCGGCAAACGCGCAGCCCGCGAGAGCGCGACGCACGCCGAATAG
- a CDS encoding LLM class flavin-dependent oxidoreductase, with translation MQIGIDSFVEVSRFGETDAQRAQNLIEEVVLADQVGLDAFGIGEHHRKEYLASSPAIFLAAAASRTRNIRLSSAVTVLSSDDPVRIYQDFATVDLLSNGRAEIVVGRGSFIESYPLFGYDLQNYDELFTEKLDLLLTLRESVSVHWQGKHRASLNGQAVYPQPVQQPLPVRLGVGGTPNSFARAGLLGLPLTVAIIGGEPHRFRPLVDHYRDAWKRGGHAGEPDVAVHALGFVADTTEQAIDQYWPMYQEVFTRIGRERGWGPISKESFVAQCSPNAAFLVGDPETVATKMKHYNDSLGGVSRVGVHMSGGGVTHAQQMRAIELLGTKVKPLIG, from the coding sequence ATGCAGATTGGAATCGACAGCTTCGTAGAAGTCAGCCGCTTTGGCGAAACCGATGCGCAGCGCGCGCAGAACCTGATTGAAGAGGTAGTGCTGGCCGACCAGGTTGGCCTCGATGCCTTTGGCATCGGCGAGCACCATCGCAAAGAGTACCTTGCGTCGTCGCCTGCGATCTTCCTCGCTGCCGCGGCTTCACGCACCAGGAACATTCGCCTCTCGAGCGCGGTCACGGTGCTCAGCTCCGACGATCCTGTCCGCATCTATCAGGACTTCGCGACGGTCGACCTCCTCTCGAACGGTCGCGCGGAAATCGTCGTCGGTCGCGGCTCGTTCATCGAGTCGTATCCGCTCTTCGGCTACGACCTGCAGAACTACGATGAGCTCTTCACCGAGAAGCTCGACCTGCTGCTGACGTTGCGCGAGTCCGTGAGCGTGCATTGGCAGGGCAAGCATCGCGCCTCGCTGAACGGGCAGGCGGTGTATCCTCAACCGGTGCAGCAGCCGTTGCCGGTGCGCCTTGGCGTGGGCGGAACTCCCAACAGCTTCGCTCGTGCGGGCTTGCTCGGCCTGCCGCTCACCGTTGCCATCATTGGCGGCGAGCCGCACCGCTTCCGTCCGCTCGTGGACCATTACCGCGACGCGTGGAAGCGCGGCGGCCACGCTGGTGAGCCGGACGTTGCTGTGCACGCGCTGGGCTTCGTCGCCGACACGACCGAGCAGGCCATCGATCAATACTGGCCGATGTATCAGGAGGTCTTTACGCGCATCGGTCGCGAACGCGGCTGGGGGCCGATCTCGAAAGAGAGCTTCGTCGCGCAGTGCTCGCCGAATGCGGCGTTTCTCGTGGGCGATCCTGAGACCGTCGCGACGAAGATGAAGCACTACAACGACTCGCTCGGCGGCGTCTCGCGTGTAGGCGTCCACATGAGCGGCGGCGGCGTCACGCATGCACAGCAAATGCGCGCCATCGAACTGCTCGGCACCAAGGTAAAGCCGCTCATCGGCTAA
- a CDS encoding MFS transporter small subunit, with product MRETKTSSPLLIALAWLLVGLPLSWGIYKSALNAVKLFQSAAPAAAAPAATKAPAATK from the coding sequence ATGCGTGAAACGAAGACATCCTCCCCGCTGTTGATCGCGCTGGCCTGGCTGCTCGTAGGGCTCCCGCTCAGTTGGGGCATCTACAAGTCTGCGCTCAACGCCGTGAAGCTCTTCCAGTCAGCGGCGCCCGCAGCAGCGGCGCCAGCAGCTACGAAGGCGCCAGCAGCCACAAAGTAG
- a CDS encoding L-lactate MFS transporter encodes MANFLDRERSVAHPGFSRWFVPPAALAIHLSIGQVYAFSVFKNPLLALHAADGAAWNLKQIGYIFSLAIAVLGVSAALFGAWLEKAGPRKAMFYAAICFGLGFQIASFGAAQHSLALIYFGYGVVGGVGLGLGYISPVSTLIKWFPDRPGLSTGLAIMGFGGGALIGAPLGNNLMAYFKAHGDANPIPHTWIAMGAIYFVLMMYAAFTIRVPAPGWKPEGYVPKQSTNALISTHNVAVEQAWKTPQFWLLWIVLCMNVTAGIGILEQAAPMIQDFFKGQISPVAATGFVGLLSLFNMAGRFLWASVSDFIGRKATYFCFFILGPLMFFFLPFTGSNHMNSVVVFATLACVALSMYGGGFATIPAYLKDLFGGYNVSAIHGRLLTAWSTAGIIGPLIVNGILDHYKATGQNRLDGYRLELHIMVALLLIGFVANLLVRPVAEKYWMKDAPNTPAPAGH; translated from the coding sequence ATGGCCAACTTTCTCGACCGCGAACGTTCCGTTGCCCACCCCGGATTCAGTCGGTGGTTTGTGCCGCCCGCTGCTTTGGCGATCCATCTTTCAATCGGGCAGGTGTACGCCTTTTCCGTATTCAAGAACCCTTTGCTTGCGTTGCACGCAGCCGATGGCGCGGCCTGGAACCTGAAGCAGATCGGCTACATCTTCTCACTCGCCATTGCGGTGCTTGGCGTTTCGGCCGCTCTCTTTGGCGCGTGGCTGGAAAAAGCCGGTCCGCGCAAAGCGATGTTCTATGCGGCGATCTGCTTCGGTCTCGGCTTTCAGATCGCCAGCTTCGGCGCAGCACAACATTCGCTCGCGCTGATCTACTTCGGCTACGGCGTCGTGGGCGGTGTTGGACTAGGGTTGGGCTACATCTCGCCGGTCTCCACGCTGATCAAGTGGTTTCCAGATAGGCCGGGTCTTTCAACCGGGCTTGCGATCATGGGCTTCGGCGGTGGCGCACTCATCGGCGCGCCGCTAGGCAACAACCTGATGGCGTACTTCAAGGCACACGGCGATGCCAACCCGATTCCGCACACGTGGATCGCGATGGGCGCAATCTACTTCGTGCTGATGATGTACGCCGCGTTCACCATTCGCGTGCCCGCACCGGGGTGGAAGCCCGAGGGCTATGTGCCGAAGCAGTCCACCAACGCGCTCATCTCCACGCACAACGTAGCGGTGGAGCAGGCATGGAAGACGCCGCAATTCTGGCTGCTCTGGATCGTGCTCTGCATGAACGTCACCGCAGGCATCGGCATTCTGGAGCAGGCTGCGCCGATGATCCAGGACTTCTTCAAAGGCCAGATCTCTCCTGTCGCCGCGACAGGATTCGTGGGCCTGCTGAGCCTCTTCAACATGGCTGGCCGCTTTCTGTGGGCCAGCGTTTCGGACTTCATCGGTCGCAAGGCAACGTACTTCTGCTTCTTCATCCTTGGACCACTCATGTTCTTCTTCCTGCCGTTCACCGGCTCTAACCACATGAACTCAGTCGTGGTCTTTGCAACGCTGGCCTGCGTGGCGCTGTCGATGTATGGTGGCGGCTTTGCGACGATCCCCGCTTACCTGAAGGACCTCTTCGGCGGCTATAACGTCTCGGCGATTCACGGTCGTCTGCTGACGGCATGGTCGACGGCGGGCATCATCGGCCCCCTTATCGTGAACGGCATTCTGGACCACTACAAGGCCACGGGGCAGAACCGCCTCGATGGCTATCGTCTGGAGCTGCACATCATGGTCGCGCTGCTGCTCATTGGCTTCGTGGCGAACCTGCTCGTGCGTCCTGTAGCGGAGAAGTACTGGATGAAGGACGCGCCCAACACACCCGCGCCGGCAGGCCACTAA
- a CDS encoding S10 family peptidase: MTFLLRRPSALALPLAAAFTMAPALLAQQHHAPAPAGEKQTTTVTTEPAKPAAPSAVVPDAVSEGSVTVGGKKIDYRAVAGLITVGANDTQDATIGLDGRVLPEAGVDLPAKVEDQPATARIFYTAYFAKGADPATRPVVFIYNGGPGSATMYLRMSSIGPVRVELPDLQHPFGGPYKLVNNDDSLLDVADLVFIDAPGTGYSRVQGRDAMKAFYGIDEDASAFDRFIRRWLSKNDRWMSPKFLFGESYGTTRDAALSRKLQQSGVDLNGVVFLSQILSFQNSADGSDRNPGNENGFFLALPSFAATAWFHHKVPGQPATLEPWIHEVEQYAVGEYAAALLQGADLDPAKKAAVAAKLESYTGIPASLWVKANLRLSGGEFSKYLQESAGITTGRLDSRFEGPAMDPLSKESDYDPFTESIESAIYAAQNHYAHATLHFGDNMTYKPSAREPGFNWNMRNGRGQANVMGDLAYTLKVNPKMHILLMGGYFDLGTLYFASEFEMKHLQIPAELQKNIDYKFFPTGHMVYINPDARKALHDKTAAFIKGNEDATK; this comes from the coding sequence ATGACCTTCCTCTTGCGTCGTCCATCAGCCTTGGCGTTGCCGCTCGCTGCGGCTTTCACTATGGCGCCCGCCCTGCTCGCGCAGCAGCACCATGCTCCCGCGCCTGCTGGCGAAAAACAGACCACCACCGTCACCACGGAGCCGGCAAAGCCCGCTGCACCTTCGGCCGTGGTGCCTGATGCTGTGAGCGAAGGCTCCGTGACCGTTGGCGGCAAGAAGATCGACTACCGCGCTGTTGCGGGCCTCATTACTGTGGGTGCGAACGACACGCAGGACGCGACGATCGGCCTCGATGGCCGCGTGCTGCCTGAAGCCGGCGTGGACCTGCCCGCGAAGGTCGAAGACCAGCCCGCGACCGCGCGCATCTTCTACACCGCGTACTTCGCCAAGGGTGCGGACCCTGCGACGCGCCCGGTCGTCTTTATCTATAACGGCGGTCCTGGCTCCGCCACGATGTATCTGCGCATGTCGAGCATTGGCCCCGTGCGCGTGGAGCTGCCCGACCTGCAGCATCCCTTCGGCGGTCCCTACAAGCTCGTGAACAACGACGACTCGCTGCTCGATGTCGCCGACCTCGTCTTCATCGACGCACCAGGCACAGGCTACAGCCGCGTGCAGGGCCGCGATGCGATGAAGGCGTTCTACGGCATCGACGAAGACGCATCGGCGTTCGATCGCTTCATCCGCCGCTGGCTTTCGAAGAACGATCGCTGGATGTCGCCGAAGTTCCTCTTCGGCGAGAGCTACGGAACGACGCGCGACGCTGCGCTCTCGCGCAAGCTGCAGCAGTCGGGCGTGGACCTCAACGGCGTCGTCTTCCTCAGCCAGATCCTATCGTTTCAGAACTCGGCCGATGGTTCGGACCGCAACCCTGGCAACGAGAACGGCTTCTTCCTCGCACTGCCGAGCTTTGCGGCAACCGCCTGGTTCCATCACAAGGTGCCCGGCCAGCCCGCAACGCTTGAGCCGTGGATCCACGAGGTCGAGCAGTATGCCGTGGGCGAGTACGCTGCAGCGTTGCTGCAGGGTGCGGACCTCGACCCTGCGAAGAAGGCTGCCGTCGCGGCGAAGCTGGAGAGCTACACCGGCATTCCGGCATCACTGTGGGTTAAGGCGAACCTTCGCTTGAGCGGCGGCGAGTTCTCGAAGTATCTGCAGGAGTCCGCAGGCATCACGACCGGTCGTCTCGACTCACGCTTTGAAGGCCCGGCGATGGACCCGCTCAGCAAGGAATCGGATTACGATCCCTTCACCGAGTCGATCGAGTCGGCGATCTACGCGGCGCAGAACCACTACGCGCACGCGACGCTGCACTTCGGCGACAACATGACCTACAAGCCGAGCGCTCGTGAACCGGGTTTCAACTGGAACATGCGCAACGGCCGCGGCCAGGCCAACGTGATGGGCGACCTCGCTTACACGTTGAAGGTGAACCCGAAGATGCACATCCTGCTCATGGGCGGCTACTTCGATCTCGGCACGCTGTACTTCGCGTCGGAGTTCGAGATGAAGCATCTGCAGATTCCGGCGGAGTTGCAGAAGAACATCGACTACAAGTTCTTCCCCACCGGCCACATGGTCTATATCAACCCCGACGCACGCAAGGCGCTGCACGACAAGACCGCTGCGTTCATCAAGGGCAACGAAGACGCTACGAAGTAA
- a CDS encoding mechanosensitive ion channel family protein, with protein MPRPDFRRFVPLLFLLALCVRPLRAQASADIVHPSMMTHSLNEDAPVMLRGKELSRVHGILSFPADARAEAIGQHLEQVARDLTFDPANIKVNNYASTTDIAAGRLVLTSITNLDASFVGTNRQALAESEAAKIRSAISEARGTYSRKALIHGSALAFITTALLFFLLWSMARIFPRLYRALEHWCHLLIPALRIQDFQVISSDRAAEIAVALARFVRVALTIALLYAWASLCLRFFPWTHAYSETLVAYITTPLAAGGHRVLDYLPKLFTIAIIVFVATYIIKFTRLIFSEIGKGNLTISGFHEEWAQPTYKIVRVLLLVLTLIVIFPYLPGAKTPAFQGITIFLGVLISFGSSSAVANIVAGVILTYMRAFRIGDRVQIADTTGDVIECSLLVTRVRTIKNVEITIANSQVLAAHIVNYSAAARNSEGLILHTTTTLGYDVPWDTAHKLLIEAAMKTDGIIAEPKPFILQTALDDSYVAYELNAYTNQPQRMAVLLSELHRNIHVTFDEAGVEVMSPTYYALRQSKRSTVPGAEPLE; from the coding sequence ATGCCCAGACCTGATTTTCGTCGCTTCGTTCCGCTGCTGTTTCTCCTCGCGCTCTGCGTGCGGCCTTTGCGCGCACAAGCAAGTGCGGACATCGTGCATCCCAGCATGATGACGCATTCGCTCAACGAGGACGCGCCTGTGATGTTGCGCGGCAAAGAGCTCTCTCGCGTGCACGGCATCCTGTCGTTCCCTGCAGACGCTCGTGCGGAAGCGATCGGGCAACACCTCGAGCAAGTGGCGCGAGACCTCACGTTTGACCCCGCAAACATCAAGGTGAACAACTACGCGAGCACTACGGACATTGCCGCCGGACGATTGGTGCTGACCAGCATCACCAACCTCGATGCGTCCTTCGTGGGCACAAATCGGCAGGCGCTTGCGGAGAGCGAAGCCGCCAAGATTCGCAGCGCTATCTCGGAGGCGCGCGGCACGTATTCGCGCAAAGCGCTCATTCACGGCAGCGCGCTCGCATTCATTACAACCGCACTACTCTTCTTCCTGCTGTGGAGCATGGCGCGGATCTTTCCGCGGCTCTATCGCGCGCTGGAACACTGGTGCCATCTGCTCATCCCTGCACTGCGCATTCAGGACTTCCAGGTCATCTCCAGCGACCGCGCCGCGGAAATTGCCGTCGCGCTTGCGCGCTTCGTACGCGTTGCGCTGACAATCGCGCTGCTCTACGCATGGGCGTCGCTTTGCCTGCGCTTTTTCCCTTGGACGCACGCGTACTCGGAGACGCTCGTGGCGTACATCACAACGCCGCTCGCCGCGGGTGGGCATCGTGTGCTCGACTACCTGCCGAAGCTCTTCACGATTGCGATCATCGTCTTCGTCGCAACGTACATCATCAAGTTCACGCGGCTCATCTTCAGCGAGATCGGCAAGGGCAACCTCACCATCTCGGGCTTTCATGAGGAATGGGCTCAGCCAACGTACAAGATCGTGCGTGTGCTGCTGCTCGTACTCACGCTCATCGTCATCTTCCCGTATCTGCCGGGCGCGAAGACGCCGGCGTTTCAGGGCATCACGATCTTCCTAGGTGTGTTGATTTCGTTCGGGTCGTCCTCTGCGGTAGCGAACATTGTTGCGGGTGTGATCCTCACCTACATGCGCGCGTTCCGCATCGGTGATCGCGTGCAGATCGCCGACACTACCGGCGACGTCATCGAGTGTTCGCTGCTGGTGACGCGCGTGCGCACGATCAAGAATGTGGAGATCACGATTGCGAACTCACAGGTGTTGGCCGCGCATATCGTGAACTACTCGGCCGCGGCGCGCAACAGCGAAGGTCTCATTCTGCACACGACGACGACGCTCGGCTACGACGTGCCGTGGGACACTGCGCACAAGTTGCTGATCGAAGCTGCGATGAAGACCGACGGTATTATCGCCGAGCCCAAGCCGTTCATTCTGCAGACGGCCCTTGATGATTCGTATGTGGCGTATGAGTTGAACGCGTACACGAACCAGCCGCAGCGCATGGCCGTGTTGCTCTCGGAGCTGCATCGCAACATCCATGTGACGTTTGATGAAGCGGGTGTAGAGGTGATGTCGCCGACGTATTATGCGCTGCGCCAGAGCAAGCGCTCGACAGTGCCCGGTGCGGAGCCGTTGGAGTAG